The DNA segment GGGTCGGGGACTCCACCTTGAAGGTGATGCCCTCGGGGGCCTCGACCAGAATCGAGTGGCTGTAACCGAGAGAGAACTCCAGGTTCGAACCCTTGGCGAGCACGCGGTAACCGACACCGCTGATCTCGAGCTTCTTCACGTAACCCTGGGTCACGCCGGTGATCATGTTCGCCACCAGCGTGCGGGACAGGCCGTGGAGGGCCTTGTTCTGACGCTCGTCGTTGGGGCGGGTGACGCTCAGCACGCCGTCCTCGCCCTTGGCGATCTCGATCGGCGCCACGACGGTGTGGGTCAGCGTGCCCTTCGGGCCCTTGACCGCGACCGTGCGGCCGTCGATGGTGACGTCCACGCCGGCGGGAACCGCGATGGGGAGCTTGCCGATGCGCGACATAGCTGTTTCCTCCGTTCCCTTCTGCTACCAGACGTAGGCGAGGACTTCCCCACCCACGCCCTTCTTGCCGGCCTGCTTGTCGGTGAGGAGCCCGTGCGACGTGGAGATGATCGCCACGCCGAGGCCGCCCAGCACCTTCGGCAGGGAGGTGGACTTCGCGTACACCCGGAGACCGGGCTTGGAGATCCGCTTGATGCCCGCGATGGAGCGCTCACGGTTGGGGCCGAACTTCAGCTCCAGGACGAGGTTCTTGCCGACTTCGGCGTCCTCGACCTTCCAGCCCGTGATGAAGCCCTCCTGCTGGAGGATCTCCGCGATGTGGGACTTGATCTTGGATGCCGGCATCGTCACGGAGTCGTGGTACGCCGAGTTCGCGTTCCGCAGACGAGTCAGCATGTCTGCGATCGGATCAGTCATGGTCATGAATTGGCCTTCGGCCTCTCTCGCCGTGGTTTCCTGGTGCGCCATCCCTCTCCCCGATCCGAGACGGGACGGGTGTGGCGCGGTGGACCTACGGCGTAGTAAGCAAACATTAGCGGGCGAGCCCGCGTGCGTCCGGGCACGGCAGGTGCCCAACCCCGCAAGCCTAAGCCATGCGGAGCGGGCCTCCTGCCGTTCCCCTTGCTTACCGAGAGCCCTGGGAGTCCGGAACTACCGGATTACCAGGAACTCTTGGTCACGCCCGGCAGCTCGCCACGGTGAGCCATCTCACGAAGGCACACGCGGCACAGGCCGAACTTGCGGTACACGGAGTGCGGACGACCGCAGCGCTGGCAACGGGTGTAGCCGCGCACTCCGAACTTGGGCTTGCGAGCAGCCTTCGCGATGAGAGCCTTCTTCGCCATCTCGCTCACGCCTCCTTGAACGGGAAGCCGAGGTGACGGAGAAGGGCACGGCCCTCTTCGTCATTGGTCGCCGTGGTGACCACGGTGATGTCCATACCCCGGACACGGTCGATCTTGTCCTGATCGATCTCGTGGAACATGACCTGCTCCGTGAGACCGAAGGTGTAGTTGCCACGGCCGTCGAACTGCTTGGGGGACAGACCACGGAAGTCGCGGATGCGCGGCAGCGCGAGCGACAGGGTGCGGTCCAGGAACTCCCACATGCGGTCGCCACGGAGGGTGACGTGGGCGCCGATCGGCTGGCCCTCACGCAGCTTGAACTGCGCGATGGACTTGCGGGCCTTGGTGACGGCCGGCTTCTGACCGGTGATCGTGGTGAGGTCGCGCACGGCGCCGTCCATCAACTTGGAGTCGCGGGCGGCGTCGCCCACACCCATGTTGACCACGATCTTGACGAGGCCGGGAACCTGCATGACGTTCTCGTAGGAGAACTGCTCACGCAGCTTGCCCGCGATCTCCTCGCGGTACTTCGTCTTCAGACGCGGAGTGGTGGTGGTCGTCATCAGATGTCCTCACCCGTCCGCTTGGCAACGCGGATCTTGTTGCCTTCGTCGTCGAAGCGGTAGCCGACGCGGGTGACGACCTTCTGGCCGTCCTTCTCCACGACGAGCTGAACGTTGCTGACGTGGACCGGGGCCTCGGTGGTCACGATCCCGCCGGCCTGCGAACCGCGGGCGGTCGGGGCGGCCTTGGTGTGCTTCTTGACCCGGTTGACGCCCTCGACCAGGACGCGGTCCTCGCGCGGGTAAGCGGCAATGACCTTGCCCTGCTTGCCCTTGTCCTTGCCGGTGACGACCTGGACCAGGTCACCCTTCTTGATCTTCATGCTCACAGCACCTCCGGCGCGAGGGAGATGATCTTCATGAACTTCTTCTCGCGCAGCTCTCGGCCGACCGGGCCGAAGATACGGGTGCCACGAGGGT comes from the Streptomyces sp. KMM 9044 genome and includes:
- the rplE gene encoding 50S ribosomal protein L5, which codes for MTTTTTPRLKTKYREEIAGKLREQFSYENVMQVPGLVKIVVNMGVGDAARDSKLMDGAVRDLTTITGQKPAVTKARKSIAQFKLREGQPIGAHVTLRGDRMWEFLDRTLSLALPRIRDFRGLSPKQFDGRGNYTFGLTEQVMFHEIDQDKIDRVRGMDITVVTTATNDEEGRALLRHLGFPFKEA
- the rplF gene encoding 50S ribosomal protein L6 gives rise to the protein MSRIGKLPIAVPAGVDVTIDGRTVAVKGPKGTLTHTVVAPIEIAKGEDGVLSVTRPNDERQNKALHGLSRTLVANMITGVTQGYVKKLEISGVGYRVLAKGSNLEFSLGYSHSILVEAPEGITFKVESPTRFSVEGIDKQKVGEVAANIRKLRKPDPYKAKGVKYEGEVIRRKVGKAGK
- the rpsH gene encoding 30S ribosomal protein S8, whose amino-acid sequence is MTMTDPIADMLTRLRNANSAYHDSVTMPASKIKSHIAEILQQEGFITGWKVEDAEVGKNLVLELKFGPNRERSIAGIKRISKPGLRVYAKSTSLPKVLGGLGVAIISTSHGLLTDKQAGKKGVGGEVLAYVW
- the rplX gene encoding 50S ribosomal protein L24 yields the protein MKIKKGDLVQVVTGKDKGKQGKVIAAYPREDRVLVEGVNRVKKHTKAAPTARGSQAGGIVTTEAPVHVSNVQLVVEKDGQKVVTRVGYRFDDEGNKIRVAKRTGEDI
- a CDS encoding type Z 30S ribosomal protein S14, producing MAKKALIAKAARKPKFGVRGYTRCQRCGRPHSVYRKFGLCRVCLREMAHRGELPGVTKSSW